Proteins encoded within one genomic window of Companilactobacillus sp.:
- a CDS encoding sugar porter family MFS transporter, translating into MEINEQETTKVDQKPKTAPIVYIFAILGGFAGLLYGYDSGAISLALPSMTPEFGLNATTKGLVVSFLLFGALPAIVVFTGLEKKIERRNVLIIGGLVFIVGSLLSAFATSTAYIMAARFILGIAAGIANMYGLIYLSELAPKHIRGLMSSLYQLSVNVGILIAYGVGAYNLANNDWRWTLGLGVVPAAIFTIGMFCSPQSPRWLIRDKQVDKARKILKKVRVSNTEVETEISDIQNSLKTKEAGLGELFGTFRPVLMLLFVLTIFQVFTGINVAVYYAPEIFHNLGLANAAIIADFGVGGALVISTLVSLPFIDRLGRKKLLEISLGGQVLPAIALCIWSSNATVAVISIFLYVFMFGFGLGPVFWSYVPEILPLKARALGMGVITFTQYLLNAIFSLIFPIVLEAIGINIFYFFAALSAFAVWYIHKYVLETKGKSLEDIESYWETKGEKTNA; encoded by the coding sequence GTGGAAATTAACGAACAAGAAACTACAAAAGTTGATCAGAAACCGAAAACAGCGCCAATAGTTTATATCTTTGCAATTCTGGGTGGATTTGCTGGATTACTCTATGGTTACGATTCAGGTGCGATTTCATTGGCACTCCCTTCAATGACGCCAGAATTCGGTTTAAATGCCACTACAAAAGGATTGGTTGTAAGTTTCCTATTGTTTGGTGCCTTGCCGGCCATTGTAGTGTTTACAGGATTAGAGAAAAAGATTGAAAGACGTAACGTCCTAATTATTGGTGGTCTTGTGTTTATCGTCGGAAGTTTGTTATCGGCGTTTGCCACATCAACTGCTTATATAATGGCTGCTAGATTTATTTTAGGTATTGCAGCTGGTATCGCCAATATGTATGGATTAATTTATCTATCAGAATTAGCTCCAAAGCACATTCGTGGATTGATGTCTTCTCTGTACCAGTTGAGTGTTAACGTTGGTATCCTTATCGCATACGGCGTTGGTGCATACAACTTGGCAAATAATGATTGGAGATGGACATTAGGACTTGGAGTTGTTCCTGCAGCTATTTTTACAATTGGTATGTTCTGCAGTCCTCAAAGTCCACGTTGGCTGATTAGAGATAAGCAAGTTGATAAAGCAAGAAAGATTTTGAAAAAAGTTCGTGTATCCAATACTGAGGTTGAAACAGAAATCTCAGATATTCAAAACAGTTTGAAAACCAAAGAAGCTGGATTGGGTGAACTATTTGGTACATTTAGACCTGTTCTAATGTTGTTATTCGTTCTAACGATTTTCCAAGTATTTACCGGAATTAATGTGGCGGTTTATTATGCACCTGAAATATTCCATAATTTAGGATTAGCAAATGCCGCAATTATTGCTGACTTCGGTGTCGGTGGTGCATTGGTTATTTCAACATTAGTTTCATTACCATTTATTGATCGCTTGGGTCGTAAAAAATTACTTGAGATTAGTCTTGGAGGACAAGTTCTACCAGCCATTGCCCTATGTATTTGGTCAAGTAACGCAACCGTTGCGGTTATCTCGATTTTCCTATACGTATTTATGTTTGGATTTGGACTCGGTCCAGTATTCTGGTCATATGTTCCAGAAATTTTACCTCTTAAAGCAAGAGCTTTGGGAATGGGTGTTATTACCTTTACGCAATACTTACTCAACGCAATCTTTTCATTGATTTTCCCAATTGTACTTGAAGCAATTGGAATCAATATATTCTATTTCTTCGCTGCACTTTCTGCCTTTGCAGTTTGGTACATTCATAAATATGTTCTAGAAACAAAAGGTAAATCACTTGAAGATATTGAATCTTATTGGGAAACAAAAGGAGAAAAGACAAATGCTTAA
- a CDS encoding RbsD/FucU family protein encodes MLNNIPKELSPELVKCLMEMGHGDEILIADGNYPAMTNSQRVIRADGIGVPALLEGILQLMPLDSYSDYQAILMETVEGDPRPTIWDTYKKDIEKAYPGYNIKTIERQNFYKYSRDCFAIIQSGETALYGNLILKKGVVIPE; translated from the coding sequence ATGCTTAATAACATTCCAAAAGAATTATCACCTGAATTAGTTAAGTGTCTCATGGAGATGGGGCACGGAGATGAGATTTTGATTGCAGACGGTAATTATCCTGCAATGACCAACAGTCAACGAGTAATACGTGCTGATGGAATCGGAGTACCTGCTTTGTTAGAAGGTATCCTCCAATTGATGCCATTAGATTCATATTCTGATTACCAAGCAATATTAATGGAGACTGTTGAAGGAGATCCTAGACCCACCATCTGGGATACCTACAAAAAGGATATTGAAAAAGCTTATCCAGGGTACAACATCAAAACAATTGAAAGACAAAACTTCTACAAGTACTCACGTGATTGCTTTGCAATTATCCAATCTGGAGAAACTGCACTTTATGGGAACTTAATCCTTAAAAAAGGTGTTGTTATTCCAGAATAG
- a CDS encoding histidine phosphatase family protein yields the protein MTKYQVYLVRHGKTWFNRYDKMQGWSDSPLAPDGVEVANQAAEALKDVDFAAAFSSDARRAIDTCKIIVDENKNHDKITPHKLPAFREEFYGYFEGNNSHETWFIVGQPHGAETFGELVTKVGMDKSKDYLKEADPFHDAENAEEYWNRVNKGFKQIDDIAKDGDKILLVSHGTTIRSITDRYNAGNFDITVSPRNSSLTIMEVDDGERKVTTYNKMLN from the coding sequence ATGACAAAATATCAAGTTTACCTTGTACGACATGGCAAGACCTGGTTTAATCGTTACGACAAAATGCAAGGATGGTCTGATTCGCCACTAGCACCTGATGGTGTTGAAGTAGCAAATCAAGCAGCCGAAGCCCTTAAAGACGTGGACTTTGCAGCTGCCTTTTCATCAGATGCCAGACGTGCAATCGACACTTGCAAGATCATCGTCGACGAAAATAAGAACCACGACAAGATCACGCCACATAAACTTCCAGCTTTCCGTGAAGAATTCTACGGTTACTTCGAGGGGAACAATTCGCACGAAACTTGGTTCATCGTTGGTCAACCACATGGTGCCGAGACCTTTGGCGAATTAGTTACTAAAGTTGGAATGGACAAGAGCAAGGACTACTTAAAAGAGGCCGACCCATTCCACGATGCAGAAAATGCGGAAGAGTATTGGAACCGTGTTAACAAAGGTTTCAAACAAATTGACGACATCGCAAAAGATGGTGATAAGATTCTTTTGGTATCGCACGGAACAACGATTCGTTCGATCACTGACCGCTACAATGCGGGCAATTTCGACATCACAGTGAGTCCACGAAATTCCAGTTTAACCATTATGGAAGTGGACGATGGCGAGAGAAAAGTGACAACCTATAATAAAATGTTGAATTAA
- a CDS encoding histidine phosphatase family protein has protein sequence MTKYQIYFVRHGRTFFNKLHKMQGWCDSPLLPEGIEVAKSAAKALQDVDFNLAYSTNTGRAVDTANIIMDANKNDLNHHQIPEFREQFYGSFEGRFAYETWLVAGQKHGTPSYLGIVDKYGLDSTFNFLKEADPFDYAENSEEFWSRLDRGFEKLDQVAKDGDKILLVSHSTTIYSLALRYHVPELAVTETPKNSSLTILEREDGVNSVTTYNKVLG, from the coding sequence ATGACAAAATATCAAATCTACTTTGTACGACATGGACGAACATTTTTTAACAAATTACACAAGATGCAAGGCTGGTGCGACTCGCCACTATTGCCAGAAGGGATCGAAGTAGCAAAGTCAGCTGCTAAAGCACTTCAAGACGTTGACTTTAACCTAGCCTACTCGACGAATACTGGTCGTGCAGTCGACACAGCTAACATCATCATGGATGCCAACAAAAACGACCTAAATCACCATCAAATCCCTGAATTCCGTGAACAATTCTACGGATCATTTGAAGGACGTTTCGCATATGAAACTTGGCTCGTAGCCGGTCAAAAACATGGCACACCTTCATATTTAGGCATCGTCGACAAATACGGTCTAGATTCAACGTTTAATTTCTTAAAGGAAGCTGACCCCTTCGACTATGCAGAAAATTCTGAAGAATTCTGGAGCAGATTGGATCGTGGCTTTGAAAAATTAGACCAGGTCGCAAAAGATGGCGACAAGATCTTATTAGTTTCGCACAGCACCACAATCTACTCTCTAGCTTTAAGGTATCACGTACCAGAATTAGCCGTTACTGAAACGCCTAAGAATTCCAGTTTGACGATTCTTGAACGCGAGGACGGCGTCAATTCTGTGACTACTTACAATAAGGTACTAGGCTAA
- the folB gene encoding dihydroneopterin aldolase gives MLKIKLNEMQFHAHIGVYEEERKIGQDVVINITLVAKQYDPQKMLEDKLENTINYGPIYRSVKEIVSRPDIKLIETLATLILTDITESYRNQLDNVIVSVKKKNLPIDGIIDSAEVEVSNK, from the coding sequence TTGCTAAAAATAAAACTTAATGAGATGCAATTCCATGCTCACATCGGGGTTTACGAAGAGGAGCGCAAAATTGGCCAGGATGTCGTGATCAATATTACCTTGGTTGCTAAACAATACGATCCTCAGAAAATGTTGGAGGATAAATTAGAAAACACGATTAATTATGGTCCGATTTACCGTTCCGTAAAAGAAATTGTTTCACGTCCAGATATCAAGTTGATCGAAACGCTTGCAACGTTAATTTTGACTGATATTACTGAGTCTTATCGTAATCAATTGGACAATGTGATCGTTAGCGTCAAGAAGAAAAACCTACCTATTGATGGCATCATCGATAGTGCCGAAGTGGAAGTGTCGAATAAATAA
- the folK gene encoding 2-amino-4-hydroxy-6-hydroxymethyldihydropteridine diphosphokinase — translation MPETIAYVGIGSNLGKSEDIVANAIADLKKLPGINEVVSSSYYLTDPVGGVEQDQFINAVMRVKTTLDAEELLKVLNQLEKKYKRVRTIRWGPRTLDLDIELFGNQTIHSNDLTVPHQEMFNRLFVLVPLLEIIEPDNPYIESINKAVETLAGSQYIQKIN, via the coding sequence ATGCCAGAAACCATTGCTTATGTAGGTATTGGCAGCAACTTGGGGAAATCAGAAGATATTGTTGCTAATGCAATTGCTGATCTGAAAAAGCTGCCAGGAATAAATGAGGTTGTCAGTTCATCTTATTATTTGACCGATCCCGTCGGGGGCGTTGAACAGGACCAATTTATCAATGCGGTCATGCGCGTCAAGACTACCTTAGACGCTGAAGAATTGCTGAAGGTTTTAAACCAGCTAGAGAAAAAGTACAAACGTGTTCGAACTATCCGCTGGGGTCCGCGGACGCTTGATCTAGATATTGAGCTGTTCGGCAATCAAACGATCCATTCAAATGACCTGACAGTACCTCATCAAGAGATGTTTAACCGACTTTTTGTATTAGTGCCGCTACTGGAGATTATCGAACCTGATAATCCATATATAGAATCTATAAATAAAGCGGTCGAAACATTAGCGGGAAGCCAATACATCCAAAAAATTAATTAA
- the folE gene encoding GTP cyclohydrolase I FolE, translating into MSPENKQIIEDSVKNILKAVGDDPNREGLIETPARVARMYAEVFSSLDQKEFTDSKVFHTTDLVNGENVIVKDIPFYSMCEHHLLPFFGTVTVGYEPKDGKIIGLSKIPRLVDFVARKPSVQENITSQIGTKLNELLSPQGVAVIVTARHMCVEMRGVQKTNSQTTTTFYSGVFRDKDKKMEFLQEVKYN; encoded by the coding sequence ATGAGTCCTGAAAATAAACAGATAATCGAAGACAGCGTTAAGAACATTCTTAAGGCTGTCGGAGACGACCCGAATAGAGAAGGGTTAATCGAAACGCCTGCACGTGTTGCAAGAATGTACGCTGAAGTGTTCAGTTCCTTGGACCAAAAAGAATTTACCGATTCCAAAGTTTTTCATACAACAGATCTAGTCAATGGCGAAAATGTCATTGTCAAAGATATCCCGTTTTATTCAATGTGCGAGCATCATTTATTGCCATTTTTTGGAACAGTCACAGTTGGCTATGAACCTAAAGATGGCAAGATCATTGGTTTGAGCAAGATCCCTAGACTAGTGGACTTTGTTGCTAGAAAACCTAGCGTTCAAGAAAATATCACTAGTCAAATCGGGACTAAGCTCAATGAACTATTGTCGCCACAAGGAGTGGCTGTGATCGTAACTGCTAGACACATGTGCGTTGAAATGCGTGGCGTGCAAAAGACTAACAGTCAAACGACGACTACTTTTTACAGTGGCGTCTTTCGTGACAAGGATAAGAAGATGGAATTTTTACAAGAAGTCAAATATAACTAG
- a CDS encoding bifunctional folylpolyglutamate synthase/dihydrofolate synthase, protein MTDKIQFDKIISDIPTTMKYDDNGLRIPLLRKVLDALGSPDEKFKTIHICGTNGKGSTSAMVYGLLQGAGYKVGVFSSPPMYDDREQIQFDQELISYADFIACYQELSQAFAKVDLSQNDISIFETWYLVSTIYFAKKSADYVVYECGLGGELDATNATRNVKYDIFTKIDMDHMRILGSTIEEIATTKSKIIREGIKVVSYPKQSSKVEPIIMHQADLMNAKVFNSSDNNVALGEEHLSYSIISLYFQGQQIDGLYFNLGGLYQITNLQNVLNWVAVFNDDHKHKITLDNVKNIIQTVTLPGRMELIQKEPKTLIDGAHNINAINGLVDTIDRLHTGKKLIFVMGFLADKQYQKCVDRLLDLPATFIITSPKHPERALPAPELMKIFKNDPEGVNDDLVLAESIPDAVEQARQLQKQSGATVIFAGSFYLINQIKPLWDQNRR, encoded by the coding sequence ATGACGGACAAAATTCAGTTCGACAAAATAATTTCTGATATACCTACTACTATGAAATACGATGACAACGGTTTGCGGATTCCTTTATTGAGGAAAGTTTTAGATGCATTAGGTTCGCCTGATGAAAAATTTAAAACGATTCACATTTGCGGTACCAATGGTAAGGGATCGACTTCGGCGATGGTCTATGGCTTGCTGCAAGGAGCTGGCTATAAAGTTGGCGTGTTCTCAAGTCCACCAATGTATGACGACCGCGAACAAATTCAGTTTGATCAAGAATTGATTTCTTATGCAGATTTTATCGCTTGTTACCAAGAGCTAAGTCAGGCTTTTGCTAAAGTTGACCTGAGTCAAAACGATATCTCGATTTTTGAAACGTGGTATCTAGTCTCGACGATTTATTTTGCCAAAAAGTCAGCTGATTATGTTGTTTATGAGTGTGGCTTGGGTGGAGAACTCGATGCAACTAATGCCACCAGAAACGTTAAGTACGATATTTTCACCAAGATCGACATGGATCATATGAGAATCTTAGGCTCGACGATTGAAGAGATTGCGACGACGAAATCGAAGATCATTCGTGAAGGTATCAAGGTCGTTAGCTATCCTAAACAGTCGTCAAAAGTTGAACCGATAATTATGCATCAAGCAGACTTGATGAACGCAAAAGTGTTCAATTCTAGCGACAACAACGTTGCTCTAGGTGAAGAACACTTGTCGTATTCGATCATCAGTCTGTATTTTCAAGGACAGCAGATCGATGGGCTTTACTTTAATCTAGGTGGCTTGTATCAGATCACTAACCTGCAAAATGTACTGAATTGGGTCGCAGTTTTTAACGATGATCATAAGCATAAGATCACATTGGATAATGTCAAAAATATTATTCAGACGGTGACGTTGCCTGGTCGAATGGAACTGATCCAAAAGGAGCCGAAGACGTTGATCGATGGGGCTCATAATATCAATGCAATTAATGGGTTAGTCGATACGATCGATCGTTTGCATACTGGTAAAAAATTGATTTTTGTCATGGGATTTTTGGCCGACAAGCAGTATCAAAAGTGCGTCGATCGACTATTGGATCTTCCGGCAACTTTTATTATTACTAGTCCTAAGCATCCTGAACGTGCCTTGCCGGCACCAGAGCTGATGAAAATTTTTAAAAATGATCCCGAAGGTGTTAATGATGACTTGGTTCTAGCTGAATCTATCCCAGATGCTGTTGAACAAGCACGCCAATTACAAAAACAAAGTGGTGCAACAGTTATTTTTGCTGGATCATTTTACTTGATCAACCAGATCAAACCATTATGGGACCAGAACAGAAGGTGA
- a CDS encoding non-canonical purine NTP pyrophosphatase — protein sequence MTKWLIASNNKYKTIDLQKDLEYFDLDAEQYTDFFEAVEFPDESTNSYKDNAVKKATFLSNKILRPVISDDSGIEIPALPNDLGVTTKRDLHKDQTKSDNQTLLELLKDMPDDKRQAKMITYLAAVDLEGRVITAKGEVNGLIAHEDVGDYSSGFDKIFYLPELHKTLAQIPDEKRIPLTHRGRAAQNLIKLIKHEAE from the coding sequence TTGACAAAGTGGTTAATCGCTTCAAATAACAAATATAAAACCATCGATCTCCAAAAAGATTTAGAGTACTTTGACCTAGATGCTGAACAGTACACTGATTTTTTTGAAGCAGTCGAATTTCCTGATGAGAGTACTAATAGTTATAAGGACAATGCTGTCAAAAAGGCGACATTTCTGTCCAACAAGATTTTACGTCCGGTTATCAGCGATGATAGCGGGATCGAAATCCCAGCGTTGCCAAATGATTTAGGTGTGACGACCAAACGGGATCTTCATAAGGACCAAACTAAAAGCGACAATCAAACGCTTTTGGAATTATTAAAGGATATGCCTGACGATAAGCGGCAAGCTAAGATGATAACTTATTTAGCTGCCGTGGATCTTGAAGGACGCGTAATTACTGCCAAGGGAGAAGTGAATGGACTAATTGCTCATGAGGATGTAGGCGATTATTCCAGTGGATTCGATAAGATCTTTTACTTACCAGAATTGCACAAAACGCTAGCACAAATACCTGATGAAAAACGAATACCACTGACTCATCGCGGTCGTGCGGCGCAAAACTTAATTAAACTAATAAAACACGAGGCCGAATAA
- the folP gene encoding dihydropteroate synthase: protein MRIQEITDTLKQDASFNSQALLKIAQQQNSLLVEFSDLTDDDVSKLTALISQLDCFVQSDSQKVQALISLRAFQQLIAVWNKFFAEDVDQLQAIFDQHKMIWKTGSFEYDLTNTAMIYGIMNNTPDSFYDGGRYQGSTALLNHVEEMINSGADVIEVNGQTTRPGFTEVTPEVEMERTIPLIKDIKKHFPEVNIAIDTYKLPVMKAALDEGVSIINDVNAFTDDPGKLELLADSNAGLLTMHSSRGHEYHNLTTGMHDFFVKNIHDLNAAGIDSDRIAIDQGIGYSKVVHGAQDYSMIRNLDQFNDLKRPMMVAISRKGFFGDLLGIAKDDRLPMTLVTEAAMYLEGGRILRVHDVKETQQLVTLLDQVQNSFWIKGVGNSANI, encoded by the coding sequence ATGCGTATTCAAGAAATCACTGACACATTAAAGCAAGATGCTAGTTTTAATAGCCAGGCACTTCTCAAAATTGCTCAACAACAAAACTCTTTATTGGTAGAGTTTTCAGATTTAACAGATGACGATGTTTCTAAATTGACCGCTCTGATCAGCCAATTAGACTGTTTCGTTCAAAGCGACTCGCAAAAAGTCCAAGCTCTGATCAGCTTACGAGCATTCCAACAGTTGATCGCTGTCTGGAATAAATTTTTTGCAGAAGACGTTGACCAACTGCAAGCTATCTTTGACCAGCATAAAATGATCTGGAAAACTGGTTCATTCGAATATGACTTGACCAATACTGCGATGATTTATGGCATCATGAATAATACGCCGGATTCTTTTTACGATGGCGGACGCTATCAAGGCAGCACTGCTTTGTTGAACCATGTTGAGGAAATGATCAACAGCGGAGCGGACGTGATCGAAGTCAACGGTCAAACCACTCGTCCAGGATTTACTGAGGTGACGCCTGAAGTCGAAATGGAACGGACGATTCCATTGATCAAGGATATCAAGAAACACTTCCCCGAGGTCAACATCGCGATCGATACTTACAAGTTGCCGGTTATGAAGGCAGCTTTAGATGAAGGCGTATCGATCATTAATGACGTCAATGCTTTCACTGACGACCCTGGCAAACTGGAATTATTAGCTGACAGCAACGCTGGACTATTAACGATGCACAGCAGTCGTGGTCACGAGTATCACAACCTGACCACAGGGATGCACGACTTTTTTGTAAAAAATATTCATGATTTAAATGCCGCTGGAATCGATTCTGATCGAATTGCCATCGATCAAGGTATCGGTTATTCCAAAGTCGTTCACGGCGCGCAAGATTATTCAATGATCAGAAATCTGGACCAGTTTAATGATTTAAAGCGTCCGATGATGGTGGCGATTTCTCGCAAAGGCTTTTTCGGAGACCTACTGGGAATTGCTAAGGACGATCGTTTGCCAATGACTTTAGTGACTGAAGCCGCTATGTATCTTGAAGGTGGTCGAATTCTAAGGGTTCACGACGTTAAGGAGACTCAACAGTTAGTTACATTGCTTGATCAAGTTCAGAATAGTTTCTGGATCAAGGGCGTGGGTAATTCCGCAAATATTTAA
- a CDS encoding NAD(P)-dependent oxidoreductase — translation MKIAVIGANGKEGSLIVKEAVKRGHDVTSIVRSADKAQTKDYLVRDVYEITKADVEPFDVVVDALGFFGPKVTEYVPATKHLIDILSGTKIRLFVVGGAGSLYLDDSHTTKLYQQKGFPDEVKPLSEEMGKSLDVLRQSDINWTFISPAADFDAKAERTGKYVLSGEVLTFDNQGISKISYADFAIALVDEIENAQHNKERISVRW, via the coding sequence ATGAAAATTGCTGTTATAGGTGCTAATGGAAAAGAAGGTTCTTTGATCGTTAAAGAAGCTGTGAAACGAGGACATGACGTTACTTCGATCGTCAGATCGGCTGACAAAGCCCAAACTAAAGATTATTTAGTCAGGGATGTCTACGAAATTACTAAAGCAGATGTTGAGCCATTTGACGTCGTTGTTGATGCGTTAGGATTTTTTGGACCTAAAGTTACGGAATATGTTCCGGCTACTAAACATTTGATCGACATTTTATCTGGGACAAAGATACGTTTATTTGTCGTTGGTGGTGCAGGTTCGCTTTACTTAGACGATTCGCATACGACCAAGCTTTATCAACAAAAAGGATTTCCAGATGAAGTTAAACCATTGAGTGAAGAGATGGGTAAGTCGCTAGATGTTTTACGTCAAAGCGATATTAACTGGACATTCATTAGCCCGGCGGCAGATTTTGATGCAAAAGCAGAGCGAACGGGCAAGTATGTCCTTTCCGGCGAAGTTTTGACTTTCGATAACCAGGGTATCAGCAAGATCAGTTATGCTGACTTTGCGATTGCCTTAGTTGACGAGATCGAAAATGCACAACACAACAAAGAACGTATTAGCGTTAGATGGTAG
- a CDS encoding flavodoxin domain-containing protein has translation MSKILISYTSMTGHNEKIAEHLNQYLTDKGEDVTLEQLVDSDAYSLPDYDAVIIATYTYHDGEVPDEAQDFYEDLQDVDLDRTKFAVVGSSSKGHVHFGRAVDYFTMQLNSSNGEQVADSVKINQEPDEDDFKRVDQLADYVIKSLNK, from the coding sequence ATGAGTAAAATATTGATTTCATATACAAGTATGACTGGTCATAATGAAAAAATTGCTGAGCACTTAAATCAGTATTTAACAGATAAAGGTGAAGACGTCACGCTTGAGCAATTAGTCGATAGCGATGCTTACAGTTTACCTGACTATGATGCAGTCATCATTGCCACATACACTTATCACGATGGTGAAGTACCTGACGAAGCACAAGATTTTTATGAAGACTTACAGGACGTTGACTTAGACCGGACTAAGTTTGCTGTCGTTGGCTCAAGTTCGAAGGGGCATGTTCACTTTGGACGTGCGGTCGATTACTTCACAATGCAATTGAATTCAAGCAACGGTGAACAAGTTGCCGATTCAGTTAAGATCAATCAAGAACCGGACGAAGACGATTTTAAACGAGTTGACCAATTAGCTGACTACGTAATAAAAAGTTTAAATAAATAG